A window from Marinagarivorans cellulosilyticus encodes these proteins:
- a CDS encoding xanthine dehydrogenase family protein molybdopterin-binding subunit — protein MLADDGVDQHKRRFIRTLAGGSAVGLTVSSLPASLAANARELERTGASPAYQPSWAPEPGKAVQRIDGLPKVLGQKLYARDFRAKDIPAWPNKEYIVHPLRCDRIDSVVTGYSYSMLPKALQPIAVVDAAKLAADNMSLGGGMSKPFFTAINKMPDYYGQPVALLIFSSFDVYRKALKILQFNKQCIAYQFSSASQPVSDYSPNSNYVRDAAQGFSKVASDDYATRYPAIANSIRDDIASADDLGWQCFHQKFKTQVMDPMFMEPEAGLAWYDSQKNKLHLLLGTQSPVGDIAGAAEIFSADNCAYPLYKDDAVELISCYPGGGFGGRDKSYFTMYLAMAAPYAKGAVLRWSHTRFEQFQVGLKRHKTDFWETLAFDKSGRMQALECDFVMNGGGRENLSPYVAQLAALSSFCAYDIPKAVATAKATNTKDILGGSQRGFGGPQAFLAIETLIDEAAYYFKKSPFNLRRKNLLTSNSQTITGAPITQDLQLTEILDQLEVHSLWRDRKKVQREYRREGLRYGVGLALSNEAYGTSGDGMFGGVQLNRDGTLTVRTPYIDMGNGAATALGLAPARYLGLNASHIKMGDAAYFDALGLTTSSSQSSADNYVIKASGSASACLGAFYQYHVVEQAGLAFLLEAVLPAVIHLLGRTLSHDDLRWQDGYCIVEGQSPIDWSSIVAVIFDQRLPTYAAVHASFVGQFSLGNFRFSALTKINPSLTLPLDYIAVGTDEFNLQPVKRLKVVNPPPEAFNYGRSTYAPCGALVAVMVNPNTGDVRVRDCVSVLSAGVQHCPELISGQSQGGVAMAIGYALLEDCPISADGPGNGLWNLNRYHLAKMADVPKNQQLIVLPPGKGETTARGIAEAVMCPIAPAILNALAMAIDGHRFTQLPVKNSHILEALA, from the coding sequence TTGTTAGCTGATGATGGGGTAGACCAACATAAAAGGCGCTTTATAAGAACATTGGCTGGTGGCTCTGCCGTGGGGTTAACGGTTTCGAGTTTGCCGGCAAGCCTAGCGGCCAACGCTCGTGAACTTGAGCGTACGGGGGCTAGCCCTGCTTACCAGCCATCTTGGGCTCCGGAGCCTGGCAAGGCGGTGCAGCGTATTGATGGTTTGCCAAAGGTCTTGGGGCAAAAATTGTATGCTAGGGATTTTCGCGCAAAAGACATTCCTGCTTGGCCCAATAAAGAATACATCGTGCATCCATTGCGTTGTGACCGAATAGATAGTGTTGTAACGGGCTATAGCTATAGCATGTTACCCAAGGCACTGCAGCCCATTGCCGTTGTTGATGCGGCTAAACTAGCTGCAGATAACATGAGCCTTGGCGGCGGCATGAGTAAGCCTTTTTTTACCGCTATTAATAAAATGCCTGATTATTATGGCCAGCCGGTGGCCTTGTTAATTTTTAGTAGCTTTGATGTTTATCGCAAGGCATTAAAAATTCTACAATTTAATAAACAGTGCATCGCGTACCAGTTTTCTTCCGCTAGCCAACCGGTCAGTGATTACAGCCCGAATAGTAATTATGTGCGTGATGCCGCACAAGGCTTTAGCAAGGTTGCCAGTGATGATTACGCCACCCGTTACCCTGCTATAGCGAATAGTATTCGTGATGACATTGCCTCGGCGGATGACTTGGGTTGGCAGTGTTTCCATCAAAAATTTAAAACCCAAGTGATGGACCCCATGTTTATGGAGCCTGAGGCGGGGCTGGCATGGTACGATAGTCAAAAAAATAAGTTACATTTACTTCTGGGTACGCAATCCCCCGTAGGCGATATAGCGGGTGCTGCAGAAATTTTTAGCGCTGATAATTGTGCATACCCGTTATATAAAGACGATGCTGTCGAACTTATTTCGTGTTACCCCGGTGGAGGCTTTGGCGGCCGAGATAAATCATATTTCACAATGTATTTAGCTATGGCTGCGCCTTATGCTAAAGGTGCAGTTTTGCGTTGGTCGCATACCCGCTTCGAACAATTTCAAGTTGGCCTTAAACGGCATAAAACCGATTTTTGGGAAACTTTGGCTTTTGATAAAAGCGGACGCATGCAAGCGCTGGAATGCGACTTTGTTATGAATGGCGGTGGCCGAGAAAACCTGAGCCCTTATGTTGCTCAGCTGGCAGCGTTGAGTAGTTTTTGTGCTTACGATATCCCCAAAGCTGTGGCGACAGCCAAGGCTACCAATACTAAAGATATTTTAGGCGGTTCACAGCGCGGCTTTGGCGGCCCGCAAGCATTTTTAGCAATAGAAACCCTAATTGATGAAGCGGCCTATTACTTTAAAAAGAGCCCTTTTAACCTGCGCAGGAAGAATTTATTAACATCTAATAGCCAAACCATTACAGGTGCGCCAATAACACAAGATTTACAACTCACAGAAATTTTAGACCAACTAGAGGTTCACTCTTTATGGCGCGATCGTAAAAAAGTGCAGCGTGAATACCGCCGCGAAGGTTTGCGCTATGGCGTGGGGTTAGCATTATCGAACGAAGCTTATGGTACCAGTGGCGACGGCATGTTTGGTGGTGTGCAACTAAACCGTGATGGCACACTTACCGTACGCACCCCTTATATAGATATGGGCAATGGCGCAGCCACGGCACTGGGGTTAGCGCCAGCAAGGTATTTAGGTTTGAATGCCAGCCATATAAAAATGGGAGATGCCGCGTATTTTGATGCTTTAGGGCTAACAACTTCAAGTAGCCAGTCATCAGCGGATAATTACGTTATTAAAGCGTCGGGGTCGGCGAGCGCTTGTTTGGGCGCTTTTTACCAATATCATGTGGTTGAGCAGGCAGGGTTAGCTTTTTTACTCGAGGCAGTATTGCCGGCTGTTATTCACTTGCTGGGGCGCACGTTATCCCATGACGATTTACGTTGGCAGGATGGCTATTGTATTGTTGAGGGGCAATCGCCTATTGATTGGAGCTCTATTGTTGCTGTTATCTTCGATCAGCGTTTACCCACTTATGCTGCTGTGCATGCTTCTTTTGTCGGGCAGTTTTCACTCGGTAATTTTCGGTTTTCGGCGTTAACAAAAATAAACCCAAGTTTAACTTTGCCACTAGATTACATTGCAGTCGGTACCGATGAATTTAATCTGCAACCTGTTAAGCGCTTAAAGGTGGTTAACCCGCCGCCAGAAGCCTTTAACTATGGCCGCAGCACTTATGCGCCTTGTGGGGCATTGGTTGCTGTCATGGTAAACCCAAATACGGGTGATGTAAGAGTGCGTGATTGCGTTAGTGTATTAAGTGCTGGTGTACAGCATTGCCCCGAGTTAATTAGCGGCCAATCGCAAGGGGGGGTTGCAATGGCAATAGGTTATGCCTTGCTGGAAGACTGCCCTATTAGCGCCGACGGGCCTGGTAACGGCTTGTGGAATTTAAATCGTTACCACTTAGCCAAAATGGCCGATGTTCCTAAAAACCAGCAGCTAATCGTATTACCGCCGGGTAAAGGCGAAACTACAGCACGCGGTATTGCCGAGGCCGTTATGTGCCCGATTGCGCCGGCTATTTTAAATGCTTTAGCCATGGCGATAGATGGTCATCGCTTTACGCAGTTGCCAGTTAAAAATAGCCATATTCTGGAGGCTTTAGCATGA
- a CDS encoding (2Fe-2S)-binding protein has product MSVNNTGVQFYVNGKVATAKADDADMALVDYLHERENLTGTKFCCGVGVCRACTVAVRNQKDAPLEKALSCSTPLSAINGMHVYTVESLGNQDQLAPLQDAFLKHFSFQCGYCTSGFLMAATALLEHLAVTKIEERELDNMIEKWIGGNICRCTGYIRYIAAIREVALPVVRHTAALAATPVSVKLAGGAING; this is encoded by the coding sequence ATGAGTGTAAATAATACAGGGGTACAGTTTTACGTAAATGGTAAAGTCGCTACAGCAAAAGCAGACGATGCCGATATGGCGTTGGTAGATTATTTGCACGAGCGAGAAAACTTAACGGGCACAAAATTTTGTTGCGGTGTGGGTGTATGCCGTGCCTGTACGGTAGCTGTGCGAAATCAGAAAGATGCGCCGTTGGAAAAAGCCTTGTCGTGCTCAACCCCACTCAGTGCGATTAACGGTATGCATGTGTACACGGTGGAATCGCTCGGTAATCAGGACCAATTAGCGCCATTACAGGACGCTTTTTTAAAGCATTTTTCTTTTCAATGTGGTTACTGCACCTCGGGTTTTTTAATGGCGGCTACTGCTTTATTGGAGCATTTGGCTGTTACCAAAATCGAAGAGCGTGAATTAGATAATATGATCGAGAAATGGATTGGTGGCAATATTTGTCGGTGCACCGGTTATATTCGTTATATAGCAGCAATTCGGGAGGTTGCTTTACCTGTCGTTAGGCATACAGCTGCGTTGGCGGCTACCCCAGTGAGTGTGAAATTGGCCGGAGGCGCTATCAATGGGTAA
- a CDS encoding molybdenum cofactor biosynthesis protein MoaE, whose product MEKQQPQIRISVQSEDFDQNLQYQQLRVSSAIGAVVTFTGLVREFAPTTANTAHGKTNFELEHYPGMTEQVLEQIANNACKQWPLDAVTVIHRVGKLSSCAQIVFVGVASAHRQAAFEACHCIIDLLKTQAPFWKKEGDKWVEAKESDQHAATRWLSNNA is encoded by the coding sequence ATGGAAAAGCAACAACCCCAAATACGTATTAGCGTGCAAAGTGAAGACTTTGATCAAAACCTGCAATATCAACAATTGCGGGTTTCCTCAGCAATAGGCGCTGTAGTTACATTCACAGGGTTGGTACGCGAATTCGCGCCCACCACAGCCAATACAGCCCACGGCAAAACAAACTTTGAGTTAGAGCATTACCCAGGGATGACAGAGCAAGTACTTGAGCAAATAGCCAATAATGCCTGCAAACAATGGCCACTTGATGCAGTTACGGTGATCCACCGTGTAGGCAAGCTAAGCTCTTGCGCGCAAATTGTATTTGTTGGCGTCGCTAGCGCTCATCGGCAGGCCGCTTTTGAAGCCTGCCATTGCATTATCGATTTATTAAAAACACAGGCACCTTTTTGGAAAAAAGAAGGCGATAAATGGGTCGAAGCCAAAGAAAGCGATCAACATGCCGCCACCCGCTGGCTAAGCAATAATGCTTAA
- a CDS encoding AraC family transcriptional regulator yields the protein MLDISTPLKRDIKSPANALKRSKRLVIPTLGLSLKRFSVFPRYCHIQHTQLSPGKFCGDRTLLAANGVSGLKSTANLSYMLQVSILCPQKFIFGFVAPQGTLFLNGRKITEHDIFVLKADALYDMVVAPNTTLFAFSIEDIDNTNHEDQKTKNSLINTLKQRLISPSSDSQQPFLTLTRNDLRDTLIKQFDSSTTAQPLSVFELSAQLLNSSNASLYRPNSRNNLLLRTLRLMQAQPFAFRKISDVAQACHVSQRGLEKAFDDVLNGSPGEYLKAIQLNRYRSAIIQNADNLKLSLADIAGQLGAVNYSRLSKDYKSFFEQLPSNTRRRLE from the coding sequence ATGCTCGATATAAGTACCCCATTAAAAAGAGATATTAAATCACCCGCGAATGCCTTAAAACGCTCCAAGCGGCTTGTTATTCCAACACTAGGATTATCATTAAAAAGATTTTCAGTATTTCCACGCTATTGCCATATACAACATACTCAACTTTCACCGGGTAAATTTTGTGGCGACAGAACACTGCTTGCAGCCAATGGTGTTAGCGGGCTAAAGAGTACGGCCAACCTCAGCTACATGCTGCAAGTATCCATACTGTGCCCTCAAAAATTTATTTTTGGTTTTGTAGCACCGCAAGGAACGCTATTCTTAAATGGTCGCAAAATCACCGAGCATGATATTTTTGTGCTTAAAGCTGACGCCCTATACGATATGGTGGTTGCCCCAAACACCACACTTTTTGCATTTTCAATTGAAGATATTGACAACACAAATCACGAAGACCAAAAAACAAAGAATTCATTAATAAATACATTAAAGCAGCGCCTAATTTCCCCTAGCTCTGATAGCCAGCAACCTTTTTTAACACTCACCCGAAATGATCTTCGCGATACATTAATCAAACAATTTGATAGTTCGACAACCGCCCAGCCCCTATCGGTATTTGAGCTATCAGCGCAGCTATTAAATTCGAGCAACGCAAGCTTGTACCGCCCCAATAGCCGCAATAACCTGCTACTGAGAACACTGCGCTTAATGCAGGCGCAACCTTTTGCTTTTCGTAAAATTTCGGACGTAGCCCAAGCCTGCCATGTTTCGCAACGCGGGTTAGAGAAAGCCTTTGATGATGTACTAAACGGCAGCCCAGGCGAGTATTTAAAAGCTATTCAACTTAATCGTTACCGGTCAGCAATTATCCAAAACGCCGATAATTTAAAGCTCAGCTTGGCCGATATCGCCGGGCAGCTAGGCGCAGTAAACTATTCACGCCTGAGTAAAGACTACAAATCATTCTTTGAGCAACTGCCTAGCAATACCCGTAGGCGCCTTGAATAA
- a CDS encoding TolC family protein encodes MSRYFDQLFRLPTLRLAIIGLILAASGCNHYTPQALPATQIPEAFNNITDTQAGKETQWQLVPLTQWWQVFGSPELNQLFTELELNNFDLKTAAISLRQASAMYAQQRSNNWPTLDTSINNRNGISFDNGSHNHSNTASINAGYNVDLWGQRDAENSSAAMALVAQQESYRSTVLQMRAQLAQTYLNTLALREREEIAQQNLNAGTNLFKLIELRFEAGIASRIELDQQRNVLLNSQAQLHTLQRNRVTSERALAILLGRASIVASDIQGMFTQIKTPNISPLQPAALLETRPDIAIAEAYLREQEANVYVQRKKRWPRLNLSANVNLSNLADINQGWSGNLVEGLTMPIFNAGNIKQQIAYAEGGLEKAQLGYQLTVLKAFSDTLETLSEWQHQARLQPIREQELANNRQLYSLARLRYEAGDTDFLTLLAAQRSWFNARDSHIQARHQHLQAAVNVYRAMGGKLNYMGE; translated from the coding sequence ATGTCGCGTTACTTTGATCAGCTTTTCCGTTTACCCACATTACGCCTTGCCATAATAGGCCTAATATTAGCTGCAAGCGGCTGCAACCATTACACACCGCAAGCGCTACCAGCCACACAAATACCCGAGGCCTTTAACAACATTACCGACACCCAGGCAGGGAAAGAAACGCAATGGCAATTAGTGCCTTTAACGCAATGGTGGCAAGTATTCGGCTCGCCAGAGCTGAACCAGCTGTTTACAGAATTAGAGCTAAATAACTTTGACCTAAAAACCGCTGCCATTTCGTTACGCCAAGCTAGCGCCATGTACGCTCAACAACGCAGTAACAACTGGCCCACGCTGGATACCAGTATAAACAACCGCAATGGGATTAGTTTTGATAACGGCAGCCATAACCACAGCAACACAGCTAGCATTAATGCAGGTTACAACGTCGACTTATGGGGCCAGCGCGATGCCGAAAACAGCAGCGCGGCAATGGCCTTGGTTGCGCAGCAAGAAAGTTATCGCAGCACCGTATTACAAATGCGCGCGCAACTTGCTCAAACCTATTTAAATACCCTCGCCTTACGCGAACGAGAAGAGATAGCCCAACAAAATTTAAACGCCGGCACCAACCTATTCAAACTCATTGAGCTGCGTTTTGAAGCTGGTATTGCGTCGCGCATAGAGCTAGACCAACAACGCAATGTTCTACTCAATAGCCAAGCCCAATTACATACCCTGCAGCGCAACCGTGTAACCAGCGAGCGGGCATTGGCCATATTACTCGGAAGGGCCAGCATCGTCGCATCGGATATACAAGGTATGTTTACCCAGATTAAAACACCCAATATCTCACCACTACAACCTGCAGCGCTCCTGGAAACACGCCCCGATATTGCCATAGCAGAAGCTTACCTACGCGAACAGGAAGCCAATGTTTATGTACAGCGTAAAAAGCGGTGGCCACGATTAAACCTTAGCGCGAACGTGAACCTAAGCAACTTGGCGGACATAAACCAAGGCTGGAGTGGGAATTTAGTTGAAGGGCTAACAATGCCTATTTTTAATGCTGGTAATATTAAGCAACAAATCGCCTATGCCGAAGGAGGCTTAGAAAAAGCACAATTAGGCTATCAACTCACTGTATTAAAAGCATTCTCAGACACCCTAGAAACACTAAGCGAATGGCAGCATCAAGCTCGATTGCAACCAATACGGGAGCAAGAATTAGCAAACAATCGGCAGTTATATTCCTTAGCACGGCTGCGCTACGAAGCAGGTGATACAGACTTTTTAACGCTACTGGCGGCGCAGCGTAGTTGGTTTAACGCAAGGGACAGCCACATTCAAGCACGACATCAACACCTTCAAGCCGCTGTAAATGTTTATCGCGCCATGGGCGGGAAATTAAACTATATGGGAGAATAG
- a CDS encoding MacB family efflux pump subunit — MASTDSNILLSLAGVCRDYLSGETQVRALNNINLTIKRGEFLAIMGQSGSGKTTLMNILGCLDTPSSGSYSVDGHQVNALNVKELSSLRLKTFGFVFQRYQLLANYSAQENVAMPAIYGGMEKSQRLALAKKRLAQLGLTERSGHRPSQLSGGQQQRVSIARALINGAQVILADEPTGALDSASGQQVLALLKQLNRDTGTTVVLITHDALVAQQANRIIQMKDGHIISDSSQHQLPSDTPAPLGNCTPAAPLQTNTKQHIKCYPRISLWESLCLALGSLQANLFRTLLTLLGIIIGVASVVTMMAIGDGGKQQVLQRIEAMGTNLLQIRPGGRNIRASGEIATLTMEDAQFLTQLPGIADVSPEREARTTVRFGSNDYSGRARGITPAYFSMRNWEIAQGVFINNDDVERYSSVIVIGATVAEQLFPNTQNPIGEYVLMNNSFYQVIGTLKAKGASAGGRDIDDEVYIPITTAQLKLFGRPYLSSIIVKVSSTDLLPTIEATVTQELKRRHGREDFMVRNTATLVEAISDTQDTLTWMLGSVAAISLFVGGIGVMNIMLVNVSERRREIGLRIATGAKPSDILRQFNIEALMVCLLGGLIGVGLGLLISLVLQQAAIAVAFSLAPPLLAFTTSLLVGVIFGYAPAHKAASVNPIQALAEE, encoded by the coding sequence ATGGCCAGCACTGATTCCAATATTTTATTATCACTTGCGGGCGTATGCCGCGATTACTTAAGTGGCGAAACGCAAGTGCGCGCATTGAATAATATCAATTTAACCATTAAACGCGGCGAATTTTTAGCCATTATGGGGCAGTCAGGTTCTGGAAAGACCACGCTGATGAATATTTTAGGCTGCCTAGACACCCCAAGCAGTGGCAGTTATAGCGTGGACGGCCATCAAGTCAATGCTCTCAATGTAAAAGAGTTATCAAGCTTACGCCTAAAAACCTTTGGCTTTGTTTTTCAGCGTTATCAATTGCTGGCCAATTACAGCGCACAAGAAAACGTCGCCATGCCGGCTATTTATGGCGGTATGGAAAAAAGCCAACGCTTAGCATTAGCTAAAAAGCGACTCGCTCAACTAGGCCTTACCGAACGCAGTGGACACAGACCTTCACAATTATCTGGCGGCCAACAACAACGTGTTTCGATTGCCCGCGCCTTAATTAATGGCGCCCAAGTAATATTAGCTGACGAACCAACCGGCGCACTAGACTCTGCTAGTGGCCAGCAAGTACTGGCATTACTTAAACAATTGAATCGCGATACCGGTACGACCGTTGTATTAATTACCCACGATGCATTAGTGGCCCAACAAGCAAATCGCATTATCCAAATGAAAGACGGCCACATCATTAGCGATTCTAGTCAGCATCAATTACCTAGTGACACCCCCGCCCCTTTAGGCAATTGCACACCAGCTGCGCCGCTCCAAACCAACACAAAGCAACACATCAAATGCTACCCGCGCATTAGTTTGTGGGAATCTTTGTGTTTAGCTTTAGGGTCGTTACAAGCCAATTTATTTCGTACCCTACTAACATTACTGGGCATTATTATTGGCGTTGCTTCGGTGGTAACCATGATGGCAATTGGTGACGGGGGCAAACAACAAGTACTTCAGCGCATTGAAGCAATGGGGACCAACTTATTACAAATACGCCCAGGTGGTCGAAATATTCGGGCCAGTGGCGAAATAGCGACACTCACAATGGAGGATGCGCAATTCTTAACCCAATTACCGGGAATAGCCGATGTTTCGCCAGAACGTGAAGCCCGCACTACAGTACGTTTTGGCAGTAATGATTACAGTGGCCGTGCACGCGGTATAACGCCAGCCTATTTTTCTATGCGCAATTGGGAGATCGCCCAAGGTGTGTTTATTAATAACGATGATGTCGAGCGTTACAGCTCTGTCATCGTCATCGGCGCCACCGTTGCAGAGCAATTATTTCCCAATACCCAAAACCCTATTGGCGAATACGTGCTGATGAACAATAGCTTTTACCAAGTTATAGGTACCCTTAAAGCAAAGGGCGCCAGCGCAGGTGGGCGAGATATTGATGATGAGGTGTACATCCCTATTACCACAGCACAATTAAAACTTTTTGGCCGGCCTTATTTATCTAGCATTATAGTGAAAGTGAGTAGCACCGACCTACTGCCTACAATTGAAGCAACCGTAACGCAAGAACTTAAACGCCGCCACGGCCGCGAAGACTTTATGGTACGTAATACGGCCACACTGGTTGAAGCTATTAGCGATACACAAGATACCTTGACATGGATGCTAGGCTCTGTGGCCGCTATATCACTATTTGTAGGTGGTATTGGCGTTATGAATATTATGCTGGTGAATGTCTCTGAGCGCCGCCGAGAAATCGGCTTACGCATTGCCACCGGAGCTAAACCTTCAGATATTTTACGGCAGTTCAATATTGAAGCCTTAATGGTTTGCTTACTAGGCGGGCTTATTGGCGTAGGTTTAGGCTTATTAATATCTCTCGTTTTACAACAGGCCGCTATTGCCGTCGCATTTTCATTAGCGCCACCCTTATTAGCCTTTACAACATCACTGTTAGTGGGTGTCATTTTTGGCTATGCCCCCGCGCATAAGGCGGCCTCCGTTAACCCTATTCAAGCGCTAGCAGAAGAATAA
- a CDS encoding efflux RND transporter periplasmic adaptor subunit translates to MKTTRLLLWPYRWLLLVTTICLTTFLGWRWLDDQQSEKLLTETIQRGNIENFISATGKLEPKHYVEVGAQVSGQVKALHVEEGAIVKAGDLVAEIDATVFETRVQNAQASLEGKKAQLIQLQAELELANLRAKRNLSLHQQNAVSDDELFASTTNEKILRAQITAMKAQIKADAASLAGDKATLGYANIYAPIDGTVVNVQVRQGQTLNANQNAPTLLKIADLTVLTLRAEVSEADIPHLYAGMPVYFKTFGGGERRWQSTIRQVLPTPSVINDVVLYQALIDIDNNDGRLMDAMTTQAFFLLDHAKDVILVPLGAIQTNTPAKKNQRSYVQQHTANGLIDTPVRLGLRNRTHAQVIKGLKAGDSVVVGSQARDSKNGRTDNMKRPPRGF, encoded by the coding sequence ATGAAAACGACTCGTTTATTATTGTGGCCATATCGCTGGTTATTGCTAGTTACAACTATATGCTTAACAACCTTTTTAGGCTGGCGATGGCTAGATGACCAGCAATCAGAAAAGCTCCTTACCGAAACCATTCAGCGCGGTAATATTGAAAACTTCATCAGTGCCACCGGTAAACTAGAGCCCAAACATTACGTAGAAGTTGGCGCTCAGGTTTCTGGCCAAGTTAAAGCTTTACATGTTGAAGAAGGAGCAATAGTAAAAGCAGGAGATTTAGTGGCAGAAATTGATGCTACCGTCTTTGAAACGCGAGTACAAAATGCACAAGCAAGCCTAGAGGGTAAAAAAGCACAGCTTATTCAACTACAAGCAGAGCTCGAACTCGCCAATTTACGCGCTAAACGCAACCTTAGCTTGCATCAACAAAATGCAGTAAGCGATGACGAGCTTTTTGCCAGCACCACCAATGAAAAAATTCTGCGTGCGCAAATAACTGCCATGAAAGCACAAATCAAAGCCGATGCCGCCTCCCTAGCCGGAGACAAAGCAACGCTAGGCTATGCCAATATTTATGCGCCTATCGACGGCACTGTTGTTAATGTGCAAGTGCGTCAAGGCCAAACGCTCAACGCCAACCAAAATGCGCCGACTTTATTAAAAATAGCGGATTTAACCGTGTTGACACTGCGCGCCGAAGTCTCTGAAGCTGACATTCCACATCTATACGCTGGCATGCCTGTGTACTTTAAGACCTTTGGCGGCGGCGAACGCCGTTGGCAATCCACGATAAGACAAGTATTACCCACCCCCTCGGTAATTAATGATGTTGTGCTGTATCAAGCATTAATTGATATCGATAATAACGACGGCCGCCTGATGGATGCCATGACCACGCAAGCATTCTTTTTACTGGATCATGCAAAAGATGTCATTCTCGTACCATTGGGGGCAATCCAAACCAATACTCCGGCTAAAAAAAATCAACGGTCATATGTACAACAACATACGGCGAACGGCTTAATCGATACCCCCGTACGCTTAGGTTTACGTAATCGCACGCACGCGCAAGTGATTAAAGGCCTAAAAGCAGGAGACAGTGTTGTAGTTGGCAGCCAGGCGCGCGATAGCAAAAATGGCCGCACAGATAACATGAAAAGACCACCACGTGGTTTTTAA
- a CDS encoding PepSY-associated TM helix domain-containing protein encodes MQKLTTMFVLKKIHRWLGFPIGLIFLITFGTGFLTSIDELLSRTAKLPQHSEPYQAPSLVQQAEAISYFENQHKDIRQIILPTPSKPYYQVAKRGESYFYHLSSLEEIGHVTKSREGFFQTVLQLHRNLLLGKEGFLGIKGAHYVAWVSLIALAISLLGIYIWWPLRRTFAWRDVLPQGTKRKNWYYSHMTAGIMSVAVILMLALTGAAITYRDVAKSVLGVNNNEKSPTQHATTLDNNWHSWLSHAQQNWPDAKIAYIQFPRSTPAKGAANNNRKADAAQVKNNKNLKQTQTTSRTKNNSEAIITLRLLTPQDWFGLPSSKVYINRKKSQVTGSDFFSESSFGEKLYSIIVPLHTGRNLSAIYVAVLMLLSIIGTVMVLSGVVSFVQKKRKWKIQKSNLRFNKTVQS; translated from the coding sequence ATGCAAAAATTAACAACAATGTTTGTACTCAAAAAAATACACCGCTGGCTGGGATTCCCCATAGGGCTAATTTTTTTAATTACCTTTGGCACAGGATTTTTAACCAGTATTGATGAGCTGCTAAGTCGTACAGCTAAACTTCCCCAGCATAGCGAGCCATACCAAGCGCCCTCCCTAGTACAGCAAGCCGAGGCTATTAGCTATTTTGAAAATCAGCACAAAGATATTCGCCAAATAATACTGCCGACACCGAGTAAACCGTATTATCAGGTTGCCAAAAGAGGAGAATCCTACTTTTATCACCTAAGTTCACTAGAAGAAATTGGTCATGTAACTAAATCGCGCGAAGGTTTCTTCCAAACAGTTTTACAGCTACACCGCAATTTATTATTGGGAAAAGAAGGCTTTTTAGGCATTAAAGGCGCGCATTACGTCGCTTGGGTTTCACTTATCGCACTAGCAATTAGCTTGCTGGGCATTTACATTTGGTGGCCACTAAGGCGCACCTTTGCTTGGCGTGATGTGCTACCGCAAGGCACCAAGCGTAAAAATTGGTATTACTCGCATATGACCGCGGGCATTATGAGTGTGGCCGTTATTCTAATGTTGGCACTCACCGGTGCCGCCATTACCTACCGCGATGTGGCTAAAAGTGTTTTAGGCGTTAACAACAACGAAAAATCGCCCACTCAACACGCCACTACACTGGATAACAATTGGCATAGCTGGCTGAGCCATGCACAACAAAACTGGCCAGACGCAAAAATTGCTTATATACAATTTCCGCGTAGCACGCCGGCTAAAGGAGCGGCCAACAACAATAGAAAGGCCGATGCAGCCCAGGTTAAAAACAATAAAAACCTTAAACAAACCCAAACAACCTCCCGTACAAAAAATAACAGCGAAGCCATTATCACACTCAGGTTATTAACCCCGCAGGATTGGTTTGGTCTACCCAGTAGCAAAGTTTACATTAACCGTAAAAAATCACAGGTAACCGGTAGCGACTTTTTTTCTGAATCAAGTTTTGGTGAAAAGCTATATAGCATTATTGTACCGCTGCATACCGGCCGAAATTTAAGTGCTATATACGTCGCTGTATTAATGTTACTGAGTATTATTGGCACCGTGATGGTGTTATCTGGCGTTGTGAGCTTTGTTCAAAAGAAAAGAAAGTGGAAAATACAAAAATCAAACCTTCGATTTAACAAAACTGTACAGTCATGA